In candidate division WOR-3 bacterium, the following are encoded in one genomic region:
- the groL gene encoding chaperonin GroEL (60 kDa chaperone family; promotes refolding of misfolded polypeptides especially under stressful conditions; forms two stacked rings of heptamers to form a barrel-shaped 14mer; ends can be capped by GroES; misfolded proteins enter the barrel where they are refolded when GroES binds) — MPAKQLKFEEDARRAILRGAEQLAHAVKVTLGPRGHNVLIDKKWGAPTVTKDGVTVAKEIELEDKFENMGAQMIKEVASKTSDIAGDGTTTATVLAEAIYREGLKNVTAGANAMALKRGIDKAVEAAVAELKRISKKTAGREEIEQVATISANNDKEIGKLIADAMEKVGKEGVITVEEAKSVETTLEVVEGMQFDRGYLSPYFALEPGTTSPQNQKMEAILEDAFVLLYEKKISSMRDLLPILEKVAQRGKPILVIAEEVEGEALAGLVVNHIKGTLRCCAVKAPGYGDRRRAMMEDIAILTGGRLISEDLGIKLENVQISDLGIAKRVVIDKENTTIVEGAGKKADIQARIEQIRKQIEETKSDYDREKLQERLAKLAGGVAVINVGAATEVEMKNKKALVEDALHATRAAVEEGVVPGGGVALVRCIPALEKLKVEGDEQIGVNIVKRALEEPIRQLAQNAGVDGSIVFNRVKEEKGSFGFNCETLEYGDMFEMGIIDPTKVTRVALQNAASVAGLMITTECAITELPEKEKTPPTPGGYGGEY, encoded by the coding sequence ATGCCAGCAAAGCAGTTGAAATTTGAAGAGGATGCCCGAAGGGCGATTCTGCGCGGTGCGGAACAGCTTGCCCATGCGGTCAAGGTGACCCTTGGTCCGCGCGGCCACAATGTCCTGATTGACAAGAAGTGGGGTGCGCCGACCGTGACCAAGGACGGCGTTACCGTCGCCAAGGAGATTGAGCTTGAGGACAAGTTTGAAAACATGGGCGCCCAGATGATCAAGGAGGTGGCGTCCAAGACCTCAGATATTGCCGGTGACGGCACCACCACCGCCACGGTTCTTGCCGAGGCGATCTATCGCGAGGGACTGAAGAATGTTACCGCCGGTGCCAATGCGATGGCACTGAAGCGGGGCATTGACAAGGCGGTGGAAGCGGCGGTTGCCGAACTCAAGCGCATCTCCAAGAAGACCGCAGGCCGCGAGGAGATCGAGCAGGTTGCCACCATCTCCGCCAACAATGACAAGGAGATCGGCAAGCTGATCGCCGATGCGATGGAGAAGGTGGGCAAGGAGGGCGTGATCACGGTTGAGGAGGCAAAGTCGGTTGAGACCACGCTTGAGGTCGTTGAGGGTATGCAGTTTGACCGCGGCTACCTCTCGCCCTACTTTGCGCTTGAACCGGGCACCACCTCACCCCAGAACCAGAAGATGGAGGCGATCCTTGAGGATGCCTTTGTCCTGCTCTATGAGAAGAAGATCTCCTCAATGCGCGACCTGCTGCCAATCCTGGAGAAGGTCGCCCAGCGCGGCAAGCCGATCCTGGTGATTGCGGAAGAGGTTGAGGGTGAGGCGCTCGCCGGCCTGGTGGTCAACCACATCAAGGGCACGCTCCGCTGCTGTGCGGTCAAGGCACCGGGCTACGGTGACCGGCGCCGGGCGATGATGGAGGATATCGCCATCCTCACCGGTGGCAGACTGATCTCCGAGGACCTGGGTATCAAGCTGGAGAATGTCCAGATTTCCGATCTCGGCATCGCCAAGCGGGTGGTGATCGACAAGGAGAATACCACCATCGTTGAGGGTGCGGGCAAGAAGGCGGACATTCAGGCACGGATTGAGCAGATCCGCAAGCAGATTGAGGAGACCAAGTCCGACTACGACCGGGAGAAACTGCAGGAACGGCTGGCGAAGCTTGCCGGCGGTGTGGCGGTGATCAATGTCGGTGCCGCAACCGAGGTGGAGATGAAGAATAAGAAGGCGCTGGTTGAGGACGCCCTGCACGCCACCCGGGCGGCGGTGGAAGAGGGTGTGGTCCCGGGCGGTGGCGTGGCACTGGTGCGCTGCATCCCGGCGCTGGAGAAGCTGAAGGTTGAGGGTGATGAGCAGATTGGCGTCAACATCGTCAAGCGGGCGCTGGAGGAGCCGATCCGTCAGCTCGCCCAGAATGCCGGAGTTGACGGCTCGATCGTGTTCAACCGCGTCAAGGAGGAGAAGGGCAGTTTCGGCTTCAACTGCGAGACCCTGGAATACGGCGACATGTTCGAGATGGGCATCATCGACCCGACCAAGGTCACCCGGGTTGCGCTCCAGAATGCGGCGAGCGTTGCCGGACTGATGATCACCACCGAGTGCGCGATTACCGAACTGCCGGAAAAGGAAAAGACCCCGCCGACTCCGGGCGGCTACGGCGGTGAGTATTAA
- a CDS encoding tetratricopeptide repeat protein — protein sequence MNFEFQSLKESIATTLRSGIYSIEKLGSALGLDQPFVENFFKIVVPAATAGQPLFLGTIWLVYSFFEQCKKSKISLEQKNLDQLKQEFEQYTQDYNKLTEKWKSYITACGLKPLTSVLSTIDRSRAETDKQQFCSGFKPTWNVIIDNFDIRRALKDKILDTIKKGKNILLLGNSGSGKSVLMMRLAYDLFQQEYCPFISDGKIDAQKALHYLQEPEFNGQKKLVFIDNVALYKDEVVSLINNIHTQSLDIPLILVEQTAVWEVNVRENLAPYNFEKFELQLTESEAGDYIKRFRGKPEMVALAQGIFPMLVMLVSTGKASFDKAVDDFWNPLTPQQQELMTPLLIVNRYGLDYPEDIFTELYDNEVNLAELERKRVISRSQNRISTWHPFISRKIITDRLRLSNQTIRNHLGKIAKASNLNSSHTEFLFSLATAVLIEHSSGPVKDKNLVDAEIQMLTRAIELKPDYADAYTNRGVAYADQGKLDTAIQDFSKAIKLKPDDPKAYNNRGNAYAKKGELDTAIQDYSKTIKLKPDDPKAYNNRGNAYYQKGELDTAIQDFSEAIKLKPDDPEAYNNRGATYYLKGELDTAIQDYSTAIKLKPDYPKAYFNRGNAYEDQGKLEQAVRDWQKAIELEPELLAEEIIKKIKRFQRSGE from the coding sequence GTGAATTTTGAATTCCAGTCGCTGAAGGAAAGTATAGCCACAACGCTGAGAAGCGGTATTTACAGCATTGAAAAACTCGGCAGTGCCCTTGGTCTGGACCAGCCCTTTGTTGAAAATTTTTTTAAAATTGTTGTGCCGGCAGCGACTGCCGGTCAACCGCTGTTTCTGGGCACAATCTGGCTTGTTTACTCCTTCTTTGAACAGTGCAAAAAATCAAAAATCAGCCTTGAACAGAAAAATTTGGATCAACTGAAACAGGAGTTTGAACAATACACTCAGGACTATAACAAGCTGACTGAAAAATGGAAATCCTACATTACCGCCTGCGGGCTGAAACCGCTGACCTCAGTTCTGAGCACAATTGACCGGAGCCGGGCAGAAACAGACAAACAGCAGTTCTGCTCCGGTTTCAAGCCCACCTGGAATGTCATTATTGATAATTTTGACATCAGACGGGCGCTGAAAGATAAAATTCTGGATACCATCAAAAAGGGTAAAAACATCCTCCTCCTGGGGAACAGCGGTTCGGGAAAGTCGGTCCTGATGATGCGTCTCGCTTATGACCTTTTTCAGCAGGAGTACTGTCCCTTTATCAGCGACGGCAAAATCGATGCTCAGAAGGCGCTCCACTATCTGCAGGAGCCGGAGTTCAACGGTCAGAAGAAACTGGTTTTCATTGATAATGTCGCACTTTATAAGGATGAGGTTGTAAGCCTGATCAACAACATCCATACTCAAAGCCTTGATATCCCTCTGATACTGGTGGAACAGACCGCTGTCTGGGAGGTTAATGTTCGGGAAAATCTCGCTCCATATAATTTTGAAAAATTTGAGCTCCAGCTGACTGAGAGCGAAGCCGGGGATTATATTAAGAGGTTTCGCGGCAAGCCGGAAATGGTTGCCCTTGCGCAGGGTATATTCCCGATGCTTGTGATGCTCGTCAGCACCGGCAAAGCTTCATTTGATAAGGCGGTTGATGACTTCTGGAATCCGCTCACACCCCAACAGCAGGAGCTGATGACCCCGCTCCTGATTGTCAACCGATATGGTTTAGATTATCCCGAGGACATTTTCACTGAACTTTATGACAATGAGGTAAATCTGGCAGAACTGGAGAGGAAGCGGGTGATCAGCCGGAGCCAAAACCGGATTTCCACCTGGCACCCATTCATATCTCGAAAAATAATAACCGACCGGCTGAGGCTCAGCAACCAAACCATCCGTAATCATCTTGGAAAAATTGCAAAGGCATCAAACCTGAACTCCAGCCACACCGAATTCCTTTTTTCGCTGGCAACCGCAGTTCTGATTGAACATTCTTCAGGACCGGTTAAAGACAAAAATCTTGTTGATGCAGAAATACAAATGCTTACCCGGGCAATCGAGCTCAAGCCCGATTACGCCGATGCCTACACCAACCGCGGAGTGGCCTATGCAGATCAGGGCAAGCTGGACACAGCAATCCAGGACTTCTCCAAGGCAATCAAGCTCAAACCCGACGACCCCAAAGCATATAACAACCGCGGAAACGCCTATGCAAAAAAGGGCGAGCTGGACACAGCAATCCAGGACTACTCCAAGACAATCAAGCTCAAACCCGACGACCCCAAAGCATATAACAACCGCGGAAACGCCTATTACCAAAAGGGCGAGCTGGACACAGCAATCCAGGACTTCTCCGAGGCAATCAAGCTCAAACCCGACGACCCCGAAGCATATAACAACCGCGGAGCCACCTATTACCTGAAGGGCGAGCTGGACACAGCAATCCAGGACTACTCAACGGCAATCAAGCTCAAGCCCGACTACCCCAAAGCCTATTTCAACCGCGGAAACGCCTATGAAGATCAGGGCAAGCTGGAGCAGGCAGTCCGGGACTGGCAGAAGGCTATAGAGCTTGAGCCGGAGCTGCTGGCCGAGGAGATAATCAAGAAGATTAAGCGGTTTCAGCGGTCAGGGGAATAA
- the groES gene encoding co-chaperone GroES has protein sequence MKIKPLQDRILVERVEEEVKKGGIIIPDTAKEKPQQGKVIAVGPGRIDDKGNRIPMEVKKGDYILFGKYSGNEIRIGDEEYLIMREDDVLAIIEKENK, from the coding sequence ATGAAGATTAAACCATTACAGGATCGAATCCTCGTAGAACGGGTTGAAGAGGAAGTAAAGAAGGGCGGGATTATCATCCCGGATACCGCCAAGGAGAAACCCCAGCAGGGTAAGGTGATTGCGGTCGGACCGGGCCGAATCGACGACAAGGGCAACCGGATTCCGATGGAGGTGAAGAAGGGTGACTACATCCTGTTCGGCAAGTATTCCGGGAACGAGATCCGGATCGGTGATGAGGAGTATCTGATCATGCGCGAGGACGATGTCCTGGCGATCATTGAGAAGGAAAACAAATAA
- a CDS encoding zinc ribbon domain-containing protein, with translation MPTYEYHCKRCGHRFSQFQRITEPPVKKCPKCGKNGKVERLISGGSGLIFKGSGFYITDYARKSGADKGGEKSGSEGSARKEGKKENQTP, from the coding sequence ATGCCAACCTACGAATATCACTGCAAGCGCTGCGGACACCGCTTCAGCCAGTTTCAGCGCATCACCGAACCGCCGGTGAAGAAATGCCCCAAGTGCGGGAAAAACGGCAAAGTGGAACGGCTGATCTCCGGCGGCTCGGGCCTGATCTTCAAGGGCTCAGGCTTCTACATTACCGATTACGCCCGCAAGTCCGGTGCGGATAAGGGCGGAGAAAAATCGGGTTCAGAAGGTTCTGCCAGAAAAGAGGGGAAAAAGGAAAATCAGACCCCATAA
- a CDS encoding V-type ATP synthase subunit F — protein MPTEISRIAVVGPEDVVMGMGAVGVDVFAVQEGDARSRVEELIRAGYQVIFYTDNLAGALKDVVKRFSQDALPCIVALPFSGLKDEFDPLVRAVTRAVGANLLGPDKDRTGRAGGDIPKEERYE, from the coding sequence ATGCCGACTGAAATTTCCCGGATCGCAGTCGTGGGTCCGGAGGATGTGGTAATGGGAATGGGAGCGGTAGGCGTGGATGTTTTTGCGGTGCAGGAGGGGGATGCGCGCAGCAGGGTGGAAGAGCTGATCCGGGCCGGTTATCAGGTGATTTTCTATACCGATAATCTGGCAGGCGCACTCAAGGATGTGGTTAAAAGGTTTTCGCAGGATGCCCTGCCGTGCATCGTGGCACTGCCATTTTCGGGATTGAAGGATGAGTTCGATCCCCTGGTTCGAGCAGTCACCCGGGCGGTGGGCGCCAATCTGCTCGGTCCGGACAAGGACCGAACCGGCAGAGCCGGGGGAGACATTCCGAAGGAGGAAAGGTATGAGTGA
- a CDS encoding HD domain-containing protein: protein MKRQFVKDLKPGTLVNDVFWCSRRDIKDRRDGGQFLTFEIRDRTGAMSAIMWDKIEDGITYIAEGSFCHVQGRVGDYQGKLQLTVSAVYPVEPVQVSKADFIPVSRFNPAELMSELKGYIARIQNPWLQQLLKAFFDDARFAEQFVQAPAAVRVHHAWLGGLLEHTVMMCRLAVQLPEVYPEIDRDLLLTGCILHDIGKVREYTAGQAIEHTDEGKLLGHIVLGYQLVADKIRTIAGFPSELEKQVLHIILAHHGEHEFGAPKTPKFPEAFLVFFLDYLDSRLAIFRSAIEKNSGVRWTEFNDYLETDIYIGEPPDKVQ, encoded by the coding sequence ATGAAGCGTCAGTTTGTCAAGGATCTGAAACCGGGGACGCTGGTTAACGATGTGTTCTGGTGCTCACGCCGGGACATCAAGGACCGCCGTGATGGCGGGCAGTTTCTGACCTTTGAAATCCGGGACCGGACCGGTGCCATGTCAGCAATCATGTGGGATAAGATTGAGGACGGAATTACCTACATCGCCGAGGGCAGTTTCTGCCATGTTCAGGGCCGGGTCGGCGACTACCAGGGGAAACTGCAGCTGACGGTCAGTGCGGTCTATCCGGTGGAGCCGGTTCAGGTGTCCAAGGCGGATTTCATCCCGGTGTCCAGGTTCAACCCCGCTGAGCTGATGAGCGAACTCAAGGGTTATATCGCCCGAATTCAGAACCCCTGGCTCCAGCAGCTGCTTAAGGCATTCTTTGATGATGCCCGTTTTGCTGAACAGTTTGTTCAGGCACCGGCAGCGGTCCGGGTGCACCATGCCTGGCTCGGCGGACTTCTGGAGCATACGGTGATGATGTGCCGGCTGGCGGTCCAGCTGCCTGAGGTCTATCCGGAAATTGACCGGGATTTGCTCCTCACCGGCTGCATCCTGCACGACATCGGGAAGGTCCGTGAATATACCGCCGGGCAGGCGATTGAACATACCGACGAGGGCAAGCTCCTCGGGCATATTGTGCTCGGTTATCAGCTGGTGGCGGACAAAATCCGCACGATTGCGGGCTTTCCGTCCGAGCTGGAAAAGCAGGTTCTGCATATCATTCTTGCCCATCACGGCGAGCATGAATTCGGGGCGCCCAAGACGCCAAAGTTTCCCGAAGCCTTTCTCGTCTTCTTTCTGGACTATCTGGATTCCCGGCTGGCGATCTTCCGCTCGGCAATTGAAAAAAATTCCGGGGTGCGGTGGACTGAATTCAACGACTACCTCGAAACTGATATTTACATCGGCGAGCCGCCGGACAAGGTTCAGTGA
- a CDS encoding PorV/PorQ family protein, which yields MGIFIMLGLISASPATGTATFDFLLIPPTAREAVIGSFNPAAGSGAFAFYYNPAQILVSTAPEAQFSYMNYPAGVNAGSAAYRQLVAPGRGFGAGFYYLNSGTMKRTNEQGEELGTFGVSFASLKIAGAQTVADRIDFGLSLNGLYGSIDTFFSVGVAGDAGAVYHLPDYHLSIGAGVSNLGLQIKPFGDYRDPLPLDLALGAVWQPVPALSLGFGVHKSRADRFRFGGGVEGWAGSYIVLRAGYDSRGSDWNDGTLGGLLAGFGAGLGIRYDRYQIDYSFLPMGVLGFSHRLSLGFSL from the coding sequence ATGGGTATTTTCATCATGCTCGGGTTGATCAGCGCGTCCCCGGCAACGGGAACGGCAACCTTTGATTTTCTGCTCATTCCGCCGACCGCCCGGGAAGCGGTCATCGGCAGTTTCAATCCGGCAGCAGGAAGCGGTGCGTTTGCATTTTATTACAATCCGGCGCAAATCTTGGTCAGCACTGCGCCGGAGGCGCAGTTCAGCTACATGAACTATCCGGCAGGGGTGAATGCGGGTTCGGCTGCCTACCGCCAGCTCGTTGCCCCGGGGCGCGGTTTTGGTGCCGGTTTCTATTACCTGAACTCCGGGACGATGAAGCGGACCAATGAGCAGGGAGAGGAGCTGGGTACATTCGGGGTGTCGTTTGCCAGCCTGAAGATTGCCGGGGCGCAGACCGTTGCGGACCGAATTGATTTCGGGCTGTCTCTGAACGGGCTCTACGGCAGTATTGATACCTTCTTCAGTGTCGGGGTTGCGGGCGATGCCGGGGCGGTGTACCATCTCCCGGATTACCATCTGTCAATCGGTGCCGGGGTCAGTAACCTCGGACTCCAGATCAAGCCCTTCGGTGACTACCGGGATCCGCTCCCGCTGGATCTTGCGCTCGGTGCGGTCTGGCAGCCGGTGCCGGCACTCAGCCTCGGGTTCGGCGTTCATAAATCAAGAGCTGACCGCTTCCGCTTCGGCGGCGGGGTGGAAGGCTGGGCAGGCAGTTACATTGTTCTGCGTGCCGGCTACGATTCCCGCGGCAGTGACTGGAATGACGGTACGCTCGGCGGACTGCTTGCCGGCTTTGGTGCCGGGCTCGGTATCCGTTATGACCGCTATCAGATTGACTATTCCTTCTTGCCGATGGGGGTCCTCGGTTTTTCGCACCGGCTGAGCCTCGGGTTCAGCCTGTAA
- a CDS encoding V-type ATP synthase subunit A, translating to MSENQEKRTQSEVGTIVKVSGPLVVAKGMAGSKMFDMVRVSEQRLLGEIIGLAGDEAAIQVYEETAGIGPGEPVFPSHEPLSVELGPGLIESIYDGVQRPLDVVRSVAGDFISRGVEVPGLNRDRKWYFKPVVKAGSEVEPGDVIGEVEETTLIRHRIMVPPGVGGELIEIREGEWKISDTVAVLRTRDRTVNLTMMQRWPVRVPRPVKERLAPNMPLLTGQRVIDSFFPVAKGGTACVPGPFGSGKTVIQHQLAKWADADVVIFVGCGERGNEMTDVLLEFPKLEDPRSGEPLMKRTVLIANTSNMPVAAREASVYTAVTIGEYFRDMGYAVALQADSTSRWAEAMREISGRLEEMPGEEGYPAYLAGRIAEFYERAGRVRCLGRYQGKEQEGSLTVIGSVSPPGGDLNDPVVQATLRVVKVFWSLEDKLAFARHFPAISWLRSYSLYAESLAPVMDRLAGAGYGANCREALALLQREAELEEVVRLVGKDTLGGNERLILEAARSIREDFLHQNAFDPVDSFSSLKKQALILEMILRFYHGARQALERGDDINRVERLPVREKIARMKFLEESELETRFKEIEAELEAELRGAV from the coding sequence ATGAGTGAAAATCAGGAAAAGCGGACGCAGTCGGAAGTCGGGACGATCGTCAAGGTATCAGGACCGCTGGTGGTCGCAAAGGGCATGGCGGGCTCAAAGATGTTTGACATGGTACGGGTTTCGGAGCAGAGACTGCTGGGAGAAATAATCGGGCTCGCCGGTGATGAAGCGGCGATTCAGGTTTATGAAGAGACTGCGGGTATCGGACCGGGCGAGCCGGTTTTCCCGAGTCATGAACCGCTCTCGGTGGAACTGGGTCCGGGGCTGATCGAAAGCATCTATGACGGCGTGCAGCGACCTCTCGATGTCGTGCGGAGCGTTGCCGGTGATTTTATCAGCCGGGGTGTGGAGGTCCCGGGTTTGAACCGGGACCGGAAATGGTATTTCAAGCCGGTTGTAAAAGCCGGCTCTGAAGTTGAGCCGGGGGATGTGATCGGCGAAGTTGAGGAAACCACTCTGATCAGACATCGCATCATGGTGCCGCCGGGTGTGGGCGGAGAACTGATAGAAATCCGGGAAGGGGAGTGGAAAATCAGCGATACGGTAGCGGTCCTGCGGACACGGGACCGGACAGTTAATCTGACCATGATGCAGCGCTGGCCGGTGCGGGTCCCCAGACCGGTAAAGGAACGGCTGGCACCGAATATGCCCCTCTTAACCGGACAGCGGGTGATTGACAGTTTCTTTCCGGTGGCAAAGGGTGGTACTGCATGTGTGCCCGGACCGTTCGGTTCCGGCAAGACCGTGATTCAGCATCAGCTGGCGAAGTGGGCGGATGCGGATGTGGTCATTTTTGTCGGCTGCGGCGAACGGGGAAATGAGATGACTGATGTTCTCCTTGAGTTTCCCAAACTTGAAGACCCGAGAAGCGGAGAACCGCTTATGAAACGGACGGTTCTGATCGCCAATACTTCCAATATGCCGGTAGCGGCGCGGGAGGCTTCGGTTTATACTGCGGTCACGATTGGCGAGTATTTCCGGGATATGGGCTATGCAGTGGCGCTGCAGGCAGACTCAACCTCCCGCTGGGCAGAGGCAATGCGCGAGATCTCAGGCCGGCTGGAGGAGATGCCGGGCGAAGAGGGTTATCCGGCATATCTGGCAGGACGGATCGCCGAATTTTATGAGCGGGCAGGACGGGTCCGCTGTCTCGGACGGTATCAGGGCAAGGAGCAGGAGGGGAGCCTGACCGTTATCGGCTCGGTCTCGCCGCCGGGTGGCGATCTTAATGACCCGGTTGTCCAAGCAACGCTGCGGGTGGTAAAGGTTTTCTGGTCGCTGGAGGATAAGCTGGCGTTTGCCCGCCATTTCCCGGCAATTTCCTGGCTCCGCTCCTATTCGCTGTATGCGGAATCACTTGCTCCGGTAATGGACCGGCTGGCGGGTGCGGGGTATGGAGCGAACTGCCGCGAGGCACTCGCACTATTGCAGCGGGAGGCAGAACTGGAGGAGGTGGTGCGACTGGTGGGCAAGGATACGCTGGGCGGAAACGAACGACTGATTCTTGAGGCCGCCCGGTCAATCCGGGAAGATTTTCTCCATCAGAATGCGTTTGATCCGGTAGACAGTTTCAGTTCCCTGAAAAAACAGGCGCTGATCCTGGAAATGATCCTCCGGTTTTATCACGGTGCCCGGCAGGCACTGGAACGGGGCGATGACATTAACCGGGTTGAAAGGCTGCCGGTCCGGGAGAAAATCGCCCGGATGAAGTTTCTGGAAGAATCGGAGCTGGAGACCCGCTTTAAAGAAATTGAAGCTGAGCTCGAAGCCGAGCTAAGGGGGGCGGTATGA
- a CDS encoding V-type ATPase subunit translates to MSLSSDSIARRYPISTFRWSENAAYSFGIGRMKAREPLFFDRSFYKRLLSVPTAQDFLRELSETRYAEFIDRNGLNNPAQIFSRAEEAALQFTLEYVPEEWLRTVLILPVAVLRIKVSLKRQLGADETQITPPELFTRLELPRRLKSWLATHGRTALERAEHNGNPGFVDLYLDQQEIELALDCCQQRDFAWHYYRLAADLLNLKILLRLRLMPEVPETPPSLLVGGGGLALAELAALVGAEDEVWTRRFRGTVFEELVQRGLEVKINRGWFALVEQRARRLLVEFVNRARYVALGYEPVFRFYRLWENEITNLRLIYGAKVTGLPATVAEELVVYAD, encoded by the coding sequence GTGAGTCTGTCTTCGGATTCAATCGCACGCAGATACCCGATCAGCACGTTCCGCTGGAGCGAGAACGCTGCCTATTCATTCGGCATCGGCAGGATGAAGGCACGCGAGCCGCTCTTTTTTGACCGCAGCTTCTATAAACGGCTGCTATCAGTTCCCACCGCCCAGGATTTCCTCCGGGAACTTTCCGAAACCCGTTATGCCGAATTCATCGACCGAAACGGGCTGAACAACCCGGCTCAGATCTTTTCCCGGGCAGAGGAGGCGGCTCTGCAGTTCACCCTCGAATATGTCCCGGAGGAGTGGCTGCGGACGGTTCTGATCCTGCCGGTAGCGGTCCTGCGCATCAAGGTGAGCCTGAAGCGACAGCTGGGAGCAGACGAAACACAAATTACCCCACCGGAGTTATTTACCCGCCTGGAGCTGCCGCGGCGGTTGAAAAGCTGGCTTGCGACCCACGGACGCACCGCACTGGAGCGGGCAGAACATAATGGGAATCCGGGATTTGTTGATCTCTATCTTGACCAGCAAGAAATTGAGCTGGCACTGGACTGCTGCCAGCAGCGGGATTTTGCCTGGCATTATTACCGGCTGGCGGCGGACCTGCTTAACCTGAAGATACTACTGCGGTTGCGGTTGATGCCGGAGGTGCCGGAAACCCCGCCCTCTCTTCTGGTAGGGGGAGGCGGTCTGGCATTGGCAGAACTGGCGGCACTGGTCGGCGCTGAAGATGAGGTTTGGACACGGCGGTTCAGGGGAACGGTTTTTGAGGAGCTGGTCCAGCGAGGGCTGGAGGTGAAGATCAACCGCGGGTGGTTTGCCCTCGTGGAACAGAGAGCCCGGCGTCTCCTGGTGGAATTTGTAAATCGAGCGCGCTATGTGGCACTGGGGTATGAACCGGTATTCCGTTTCTACCGGCTCTGGGAGAATGAAATTACGAATCTCCGTCTGATTTACGGTGCGAAGGTAACAGGATTACCCGCCACCGTGGCTGAGGAGCTGGTTGTTTATGCCGACTGA
- the rsmG gene encoding 16S rRNA (guanine(527)-N(7))-methyltransferase RsmG: MTSAPAPESPLLRLPDYQTFAPACRQLGVSLNREQFSLLVRYQAELTAENEKINLISRRDTSRIFSYHIIDSLAVSRFIPEARVCADIGTGAGLPGVPLAIVRQDLTVLLIESVQKKCRFLVQVTAGLELKNIRLFCARAESLPPLDCDVILSRLTGELKLTLRHSVRHLKPGGIMILYKSAGWEAELKRNARLLERLKLKLDRVETVRLPFTGIERQLVFLVRPA, translated from the coding sequence GTGACATCTGCCCCCGCGCCGGAATCACCGCTTCTCCGGCTGCCTGATTATCAGACCTTTGCTCCTGCCTGCCGGCAGCTGGGGGTGAGCCTCAACCGGGAACAGTTCAGCCTGCTGGTCCGTTATCAGGCAGAACTCACAGCGGAAAATGAAAAGATCAACCTGATTTCCCGCAGAGACACCAGCCGGATCTTCAGCTATCACATCATTGACTCCCTGGCGGTTTCCCGGTTCATCCCCGAGGCTCGGGTCTGCGCCGATATCGGCACCGGTGCCGGACTGCCCGGAGTACCGCTGGCGATAGTCCGGCAGGACCTGACCGTTTTGCTGATCGAATCGGTGCAGAAGAAGTGCCGGTTTCTCGTGCAGGTGACCGCCGGGCTGGAACTCAAAAATATCCGGCTGTTCTGTGCCCGTGCTGAGAGCCTGCCACCGCTGGACTGCGATGTGATTTTAAGCCGGCTGACCGGCGAGTTGAAGCTGACCCTGCGTCATTCGGTCCGCCATCTCAAGCCCGGGGGAATTATGATTCTTTACAAATCGGCGGGCTGGGAGGCGGAACTGAAAAGAAACGCCCGGCTCCTCGAGCGACTGAAGCTGAAGCTCGACCGGGTTGAGACGGTGCGTCTTCCTTTTACCGGTATTGAGCGGCAGCTGGTGTTCCTGGTGCGCCCGGCATAA